A genome region from Macadamia integrifolia cultivar HAES 741 unplaced genomic scaffold, SCU_Mint_v3 scaffold1591, whole genome shotgun sequence includes the following:
- the LOC122064264 gene encoding probable magnesium transporter NIPA6 isoform X1, with translation MDNSISETARRKQFVSKHAEGAEMAISNNTRGLILGVLSSSFIGASFILKKKGLKRAGASGTRAGIGGYTYLLEPLWWAGMVTMIIGEAANSVAYVFAPAVLVTPLGALSIIISAVLAHFMLKERLQKLGVLGCVSCIVGSVVIVIHAPQERTLNSVQEIWTLATQPAFLFYSVATVTTVLVLVLHFEPRYGQTNILIYLGICSLMGSLTVVSIKAIGIAIKLTLEGMSQIACPQTWFFVAVAVICVITQLNYLNKALDTFDTAVVSPIYYVMFTTLTIIASAIMFKDWSGQNVSSIASELCGFITVLSGTIILHSTREQEVTPATGTYLGGNISWYVRSDSTKSVENDHFIALQSSDYYD, from the exons ATGGACAATTCAATTTCTGAGACGGCGAGGAGAAAGCAATTCGTGTCGAAGCACGCAGAGGGAGCAGAGATGGCGATTTCGAACAATACGAGAGGACTCATTCTCGGGGTCCTCTCGAGTTCTTTTATTGGGGCGAGCTTcatattgaagaagaaaggcCTCAAGCGTGCTGGTGCTTCTGGTACTCGCGCAG GAATTGGAGGATATACTTACTTGTTAGAGCCACTCTGGTGGGCAGGCATGGTGACAA TGATTATTGGGGAGGCCGCAAACTCCGTGGCTTATGTTTTTGCTCCAGCTGTTCTAGTGACCCCATTAGGTGCATTGAGCATAATTATCAG TGCGGTTTTGGCACACTTCATGCTGAAGGAGCGACTGCAGAAACTAGGTGTTTTGGGATGTGTATCATGTATCGTTGGTTCAGTGGTGATTGTAATCCATGCACCCCAGGAACGTACTCTAAATTCTGTGCAAGAAATCTGGACTCTGGCGACTCAACCTG CTTTCCTATTTTATTCAGTAGCTACAGTTACAACTGTATTAGTTCTGGTGCTGCACTTTGAACCTCGTTATGGGCAAACGAACATATTGATCTACTTGGGAATATGTTCTCTAATGGGTTCATTGACG GTGGTAAGCATAAAAGCCATTGGAATTGCAATAAAGCTTACACTAGAAGGGATGAGTCAGATAGCATGTCCTCAAACATGGTTCTTTGTTGCAGTTGCAGTCATCTGTGTCATCACACAATTAAATTACCTTAACAAG GCATTGGATACTTTCGACACAGCAGTTGTTTCTCCAATTTATTATGTAATGTTCACAACACTTACAATCATTGCGAGTGCAATAATGTTTAAG GATTGGTCAGGTCAGAATGTAAGTAGTATAGCTTCTGAACTATGTGGATTTATTACTGTGCTTTCTGGGACGATCATACTGCATTCAACTAGAGAACAAGAAGTAACTCCTGCAACAGGTACCTATCTGGGTG
- the LOC122064264 gene encoding probable magnesium transporter NIPA6 isoform X2, whose protein sequence is MDNSISETARRKQFVSKHAEGAEMAISNNTRGLILGVLSSSFIGASFILKKKGLKRAGASGTRAGIGGYTYLLEPLWWAGMVTMIIGEAANSVAYVFAPAVLVTPLGALSIIISAVLAHFMLKERLQKLGVLGCVSCIVGSVVIVIHAPQERTLNSVQEIWTLATQPAFLFYSVATVTTVLVLVLHFEPRYGQTNILIYLGICSLMGSLTVVSIKAIGIAIKLTLEGMSQIACPQTWFFVAVAVICVITQLNYLNKALDTFDTAVVSPIYYVMFTTLTIIASAIMFKDWSGQNVSSIASELCGFITVLSGTIILHSTREQEVTPATGNISWYVRSDSTKSVENDHFIALQSSDYYD, encoded by the exons ATGGACAATTCAATTTCTGAGACGGCGAGGAGAAAGCAATTCGTGTCGAAGCACGCAGAGGGAGCAGAGATGGCGATTTCGAACAATACGAGAGGACTCATTCTCGGGGTCCTCTCGAGTTCTTTTATTGGGGCGAGCTTcatattgaagaagaaaggcCTCAAGCGTGCTGGTGCTTCTGGTACTCGCGCAG GAATTGGAGGATATACTTACTTGTTAGAGCCACTCTGGTGGGCAGGCATGGTGACAA TGATTATTGGGGAGGCCGCAAACTCCGTGGCTTATGTTTTTGCTCCAGCTGTTCTAGTGACCCCATTAGGTGCATTGAGCATAATTATCAG TGCGGTTTTGGCACACTTCATGCTGAAGGAGCGACTGCAGAAACTAGGTGTTTTGGGATGTGTATCATGTATCGTTGGTTCAGTGGTGATTGTAATCCATGCACCCCAGGAACGTACTCTAAATTCTGTGCAAGAAATCTGGACTCTGGCGACTCAACCTG CTTTCCTATTTTATTCAGTAGCTACAGTTACAACTGTATTAGTTCTGGTGCTGCACTTTGAACCTCGTTATGGGCAAACGAACATATTGATCTACTTGGGAATATGTTCTCTAATGGGTTCATTGACG GTGGTAAGCATAAAAGCCATTGGAATTGCAATAAAGCTTACACTAGAAGGGATGAGTCAGATAGCATGTCCTCAAACATGGTTCTTTGTTGCAGTTGCAGTCATCTGTGTCATCACACAATTAAATTACCTTAACAAG GCATTGGATACTTTCGACACAGCAGTTGTTTCTCCAATTTATTATGTAATGTTCACAACACTTACAATCATTGCGAGTGCAATAATGTTTAAG GATTGGTCAGGTCAGAATGTAAGTAGTATAGCTTCTGAACTATGTGGATTTATTACTGTGCTTTCTGGGACGATCATACTGCATTCAACTAGAGAACAAGAAGTAACTCCTGCAACAG